The proteins below come from a single candidate division WOR-3 bacterium genomic window:
- a CDS encoding rubrerythrin family protein, with protein MRKMTEKSLNEAFCGESMAHMKYLIFADVAENEGFPNIARLFRAIAFAEFAHARNHARNLGYIKATMDNLQTGIDGETYEIDEMYPAYLSIAVLQKEASAEQSINYALAAEKIHAQLYKDAKTSVLKGEDLKIDEINICPVCGYTHIGPAPEKCPVCNLSKERFKKF; from the coding sequence ATGCGAAAAATGACTGAAAAGTCTTTAAATGAAGCTTTTTGTGGCGAATCAATGGCTCACATGAAATATTTAATCTTCGCCGATGTTGCGGAAAACGAAGGTTTTCCCAATATTGCTCGGCTTTTCCGAGCCATTGCATTTGCAGAATTTGCTCATGCTCGAAACCACGCGCGCAATTTGGGTTACATAAAAGCAACCATGGATAATCTCCAAACTGGGATTGACGGCGAAACCTACGAAATTGATGAAATGTATCCAGCTTATCTGTCAATTGCTGTGCTGCAAAAAGAAGCTTCTGCAGAGCAGTCAATAAATTATGCATTGGCGGCTGAAAAAATTCATGCCCAATTATATAAGGATGCCAAAACTTCAGTGCTCAAGGGTGAGGATTTGAAAATTGACGAAATAAATATTTGCCCGGTTTGCGGTTATACCCACATTGGGCCAGCACCTGAAAAATGCCCAGTTTGTAATTTGTCCAAAGAAAGGTTTAAAAAATTTTAA
- the larA gene encoding nickel-dependent lactate racemase, whose amino-acid sequence MEIKFSLGSHEVSLEVPQENLLGVLKLPDNIIPKEIESEDILEKLHSFLGNSKKVLVIVNDYTRPTPTEKIIELIDILLKNLDVRFIVACGSHLPPNTSQLYQIFGKYAQIYKDRIISHNAQEITRLKFLGKTRFGTPVWLNQMLWEAEKIIVINSVEPHYFAGYTGGRKSFIPGVAGLETITINHKLSLSPNARTLNLKDNPVHEDMTEAAKMIPRPIFSLQAVIDVKHRLFSLRYGDIFKSFEDAIYDANEVFCAFINEKADIVICLVQPPYDINFYQSQKAMENGKLALKKGGILIVASECREGVGDESFIKIFEGAKDPQEVLKKTEENFVLGGQKSAKLAELLMNAEVWAVTPIDDSIIRKVFMRPFRSLKDALSEALKIKGPRAKVYILPDASLTVPMIN is encoded by the coding sequence ATGGAAATCAAGTTTTCTTTGGGAAGCCACGAAGTTTCTTTAGAAGTACCGCAAGAAAACTTATTGGGAGTTCTAAAGCTCCCCGATAATATAATTCCTAAGGAAATTGAATCAGAAGATATCTTAGAAAAACTCCACAGTTTTCTAGGTAATTCCAAAAAAGTTTTAGTTATTGTCAACGATTATACACGGCCTACTCCTACGGAAAAAATTATCGAGCTAATAGATATTTTACTTAAAAACTTAGATGTAAGATTTATTGTTGCCTGCGGTTCCCATTTGCCCCCAAATACCTCGCAACTTTACCAAATATTTGGTAAATACGCGCAAATATACAAGGACCGAATAATTAGTCATAATGCCCAAGAGATTACCCGACTGAAATTTTTGGGCAAGACGCGTTTTGGTACCCCGGTGTGGTTAAATCAAATGTTATGGGAGGCCGAAAAGATAATTGTGATCAATTCTGTTGAGCCACATTATTTTGCTGGTTATACTGGCGGCCGAAAATCTTTTATCCCCGGTGTTGCTGGCCTAGAAACGATTACGATAAATCACAAATTATCGCTAAGTCCTAACGCTCGAACTCTCAATCTTAAAGATAATCCGGTTCATGAAGATATGACCGAGGCGGCTAAAATGATTCCTCGACCGATATTCTCCTTGCAAGCAGTGATTGATGTTAAACACCGGCTATTTAGTCTTCGCTATGGCGATATTTTTAAATCATTTGAAGACGCCATCTACGATGCTAACGAAGTATTCTGTGCCTTTATTAACGAAAAAGCCGATATTGTAATTTGTCTAGTGCAACCGCCGTATGATATAAATTTTTATCAATCACAGAAAGCCATGGAAAATGGCAAACTGGCCTTAAAAAAAGGAGGAATATTAATTGTGGCGTCCGAATGTCGAGAAGGGGTTGGCGATGAAAGTTTTATAAAAATTTTTGAAGGGGCTAAAGATCCACAGGAGGTTTTAAAGAAGACTGAAGAAAATTTTGTGCTGGGTGGGCAGAAATCAGCAAAATTAGCAGAACTTTTAATGAATGCCGAAGTATGGGCGGTAACCCCGATCGATGACAGTATAATAAGAAAAGTATTTATGCGGCCATTTAGGTCTCTTAAGGATGCGTTAAGCGAGGCCCTTAAAATAAAAGGTCCTCGTGCTAAGGTTTATATTCTACCTGATGCCAGTTTAACCGTCCCGATGATTAATTAA
- a CDS encoding prepilin-type N-terminal cleavage/methylation domain-containing protein, with the protein MDTRIFYENKGLTLIETLVVILILGIILGMGIPNYNIVRERARIGAQKMNMYNVAQVIEYFHAERGYYAEDFYEDEYGSYFPGGDPYANPPVMGKLPRNPWTGNNLEPDEFNPDWYENPQDVSNTELYGPNDEDGYNAGEMRYAVWYPPGANRPQLWGLIGMDGNGRSLREFTPEGTVVIFVLHN; encoded by the coding sequence ATGGATACTAGAATTTTTTATGAGAACAAAGGGCTTACCTTAATAGAAACTCTGGTCGTAATTTTGATTTTGGGTATCATCTTAGGAATGGGAATTCCCAATTACAACATCGTGCGTGAGCGAGCTCGAATTGGTGCCCAAAAAATGAATATGTATAATGTCGCTCAGGTAATTGAATACTTTCATGCCGAACGCGGTTATTATGCTGAGGACTTTTATGAGGACGAGTATGGCAGCTACTTTCCGGGCGGGGATCCGTATGCCAACCCACCGGTTATGGGTAAACTACCAAGAAATCCCTGGACTGGCAATAATTTAGAACCAGACGAATTTAATCCTGACTGGTACGAGAATCCCCAAGATGTCAGCAATACAGAACTCTATGGACCAAATGACGAAGACGGCTATAATGCCGGGGAAATGCGGTATGCAGTATGGTATCCACCCGGCGCTAATCGACCGCAACTATGGGGACTTATTGGTATGGATGGCAACGGCCGCTCCTTACGTGAATTCACGCCTGAGGGCACAGTAGTAATCTTTGTCCTTCACAACTAA
- the fbp gene encoding fructose-1,6-bisphosphate aldolase/phosphatase, producing MKQTTKKPEAKQEKITVSVIKADIGGYVGHSSSHPEILEKARTLLAKAQKEGLLVDYCVTSCGDDLELIMTHRKGCDAKPIHGLAWHIFEECTELAKKFKLYGAGQDLLADSFSGNVKGMGPGVAEMEFVERKSEPFIVFMGDKCAPGAWNFPLFKIFADPFNTIGLIIDPSMHDGFKFEVHDIKSDKNFILSTPEEMYDLLVLIGSAENYIIKAVYTKKDEIAAVSSTQKLYLIAGRYVGKDDPVLIVRSQAGLPAIGEILEPFAFPHLVTGWMRGSHYGPLMPTSQKQANPSRFDGPPRVIAYGFQLANGKLIGPRDMFDDPSFDYARYEANRIANYMRAHGPFEPHRLPLPEMEYTTLPEVLKKLQERIKS from the coding sequence ATGAAACAAACTACTAAAAAACCCGAAGCAAAACAAGAAAAAATTACCGTTTCGGTAATTAAGGCCGATATTGGTGGTTATGTCGGTCATTCATCATCTCATCCAGAAATTTTAGAAAAAGCCAGAACCCTTTTAGCTAAGGCTCAAAAAGAAGGACTTTTGGTCGATTATTGTGTCACTAGCTGCGGTGATGACTTAGAATTAATTATGACCCATCGCAAGGGTTGTGATGCTAAACCGATTCACGGTTTAGCCTGGCATATCTTTGAAGAATGCACCGAGCTGGCCAAGAAGTTCAAGTTATATGGAGCTGGTCAAGATTTACTGGCTGATTCCTTCTCCGGAAATGTCAAAGGCATGGGACCTGGGGTTGCCGAGATGGAATTTGTGGAGCGGAAATCCGAGCCGTTTATTGTATTCATGGGTGATAAGTGTGCTCCCGGGGCCTGGAATTTTCCGTTGTTTAAGATCTTTGCTGATCCATTTAACACGATCGGATTAATTATTGACCCTTCGATGCATGACGGATTTAAATTTGAGGTGCACGACATCAAAAGCGATAAGAATTTTATTTTATCAACACCGGAAGAGATGTACGATTTGCTGGTGCTTATCGGTTCGGCCGAGAATTATATTATCAAGGCTGTCTATACTAAAAAAGACGAAATCGCCGCAGTCAGTTCAACTCAAAAATTGTATTTAATTGCCGGTCGATATGTTGGTAAAGACGACCCAGTTTTAATTGTGCGAAGTCAAGCTGGACTGCCGGCTATTGGTGAAATTTTAGAGCCGTTTGCTTTTCCGCACTTGGTGACTGGTTGGATGCGCGGGTCTCATTACGGGCCACTAATGCCTACTTCTCAGAAACAGGCTAACCCATCGCGATTTGATGGGCCACCGCGGGTCATTGCCTACGGATTTCAACTTGCGAACGGAAAATTAATCGGTCCACGTGATATGTTTGATGACCCATCATTTGATTATGCGCGTTACGAAGCTAATCGTATTGCTAACTACATGCGGGCACACGGACCATTTGAACCGCATCGGCTACCATTACCAGAGATGGAGTACACAACTCTACCCGAGGTCTTAAAGAAACTCCAAGAAAGAATAAAATCATAA
- the rtcA gene encoding RNA 3'-terminal phosphate cyclase — translation MIRIDGSIGEGGGQILRTALALSAALKIPFEIVNIRKKRKRPGLLPQHLTAVNAVAKICNAEVIGNKFGSTELIFKPQELRPGHYEFDVAFERGSAGATTLVAQAILPVLMLTDSTVRIRGGTHVPYSPPFDFLKEVLIPHLNRQAVLFDARLIKYGFYPVGKGEIVLQFYPAPNFNGISLVLERGFLRELSIVAKVAHLPITIAQRQVDELIKLINTEFPNLKIKSTTESVSAASPGTYLFLKAEFSNITVGFSGLGEKGKPAEMIAQEVYDNFKHYLLASDSVYEHHLADQICIFVALSRFRYGKRIEPLVIKADKITEHLQTNIWLIQQFIPGFQPLIKSPTS, via the coding sequence ATGATTCGGATTGACGGTTCGATTGGCGAGGGTGGTGGGCAGATTTTACGAACTGCGCTGGCATTGTCTGCAGCACTTAAGATTCCGTTTGAGATTGTAAACATTAGAAAAAAACGAAAACGGCCGGGCCTACTTCCTCAACACCTCACTGCAGTGAACGCTGTAGCCAAAATTTGTAATGCCGAAGTTATCGGAAATAAGTTTGGTTCCACTGAGTTAATTTTCAAACCCCAGGAGCTTAGGCCGGGTCATTACGAATTTGATGTCGCATTCGAGCGGGGCAGTGCCGGTGCTACTACTTTGGTTGCTCAGGCAATTTTGCCGGTGCTAATGCTTACCGACAGCACTGTAAGAATTAGGGGCGGGACCCATGTGCCGTACAGTCCACCTTTTGATTTTCTTAAAGAGGTTTTAATCCCTCATTTGAATCGCCAGGCTGTGTTATTCGACGCTCGACTTATAAAATACGGTTTTTATCCGGTTGGTAAGGGCGAAATCGTGCTTCAGTTTTATCCGGCGCCAAATTTTAACGGGATCTCATTGGTTTTAGAACGTGGTTTTTTAAGAGAGCTCTCAATCGTGGCTAAAGTCGCTCATTTGCCAATTACTATTGCTCAAAGACAGGTGGATGAATTAATTAAGCTAATTAATACCGAGTTTCCGAATCTAAAGATTAAGTCCACGACCGAAAGTGTTTCGGCCGCGTCGCCGGGAACTTATCTGTTTTTGAAGGCTGAATTTTCAAATATTACCGTAGGATTTTCTGGACTAGGTGAGAAAGGCAAGCCGGCCGAAATGATTGCTCAGGAAGTTTATGATAATTTTAAACACTATCTTTTAGCGTCTGATAGCGTCTATGAACATCACTTAGCGGACCAGATTTGCATTTTTGTTGCTTTAAGCCGTTTTCGTTACGGCAAACGAATTGAACCATTAGTAATAAAAGCTGATAAGATTACTGAACATCTCCAGACGAATATATGGTTAATTCAGCAATTTATTCCTGGATTTCAACCGCTAATAAAGTCGCCTACTTCCTAA